A single genomic interval of Gammaproteobacteria bacterium harbors:
- a CDS encoding calcium/sodium antiporter — MLLFSAAILLGLVVLVWSADRFVLGASAVARNYGVSPLIIGMTILGFGTSAPEMLVSGMAAWGGNPELGVGNALGSNIANIALVLGITAIVAPMVVHSKVLKREFPLLFLVIALAAVLMIDNQLSRVDGFILLSGVVVMLWWMVRLARQEQQAGKEPLEAEFEGEIPTDMSTKKAFFWLLLGLALLMASSQLLVWGAVNVASYFGVSDLIIGLTIIAIGTSLPELAATVSAALKKEHEMAIGNIIGSNLFNILAVLALPGIIMPTALAPEVMNRDFIIMTILTVALFLMAYGFKGKDGQINRIEGAVLLASFVAYMVMLYFAVVG; from the coding sequence ATGTTGTTATTTTCTGCTGCAATTTTATTGGGTTTGGTGGTGCTCGTCTGGAGCGCAGATCGTTTTGTTCTGGGTGCCTCAGCGGTGGCGCGTAACTATGGTGTTTCACCACTGATTATCGGTATGACCATTCTGGGGTTTGGAACTTCTGCACCCGAAATGTTGGTATCTGGTATGGCGGCCTGGGGTGGTAACCCTGAGTTGGGGGTGGGCAATGCGCTGGGATCCAATATTGCCAATATCGCGTTAGTCTTGGGCATTACCGCTATTGTTGCGCCGATGGTTGTTCACTCTAAAGTCTTAAAACGTGAGTTTCCGCTGCTTTTTTTGGTGATTGCGCTGGCAGCCGTGTTGATGATCGACAATCAGCTGAGCCGAGTTGATGGCTTTATTTTGCTCTCCGGTGTGGTTGTGATGTTGTGGTGGATGGTTCGTCTTGCTCGACAAGAGCAGCAGGCAGGGAAGGAGCCTCTAGAGGCGGAGTTTGAGGGCGAAATTCCGACCGATATGTCGACAAAAAAAGCATTTTTCTGGCTGCTGTTAGGCCTTGCTTTGTTGATGGCAAGCTCACAGCTGCTGGTGTGGGGGGCGGTTAATGTCGCTAGCTATTTTGGGGTGAGTGATTTGATCATTGGCCTGACAATTATTGCTATCGGTACCAGCTTGCCAGAGTTGGCAGCCACAGTGTCTGCTGCACTGAAAAAAGAGCATGAGATGGCGATTGGGAATATTATTGGCTCTAATTTGTTCAATATTTTAGCTGTTTTGGCGCTGCCGGGAATCATTATGCCGACGGCGTTGGCGCCGGAGGTGATGAATCGTGATTTTATTATCATGACGATATTAACCGTGGCTCTGTTCTTGATGGCGTATGGATTTAAAGGCAAGGATGGTCAGATTAATCGTATTGAAGGCGCTGTTTTATTGGCCTCCTTTGTCGCTTATATGGTCATGCTCTATTTTGCAGTGGTGGGGTAA
- the ubiA gene encoding 4-hydroxybenzoate octaprenyltransferase: protein MNLVLQGRWRHYFLLMRLDRPVGIYLLLWPCMWALWVAAEGVPSGLNLAVFIVGVVLMRSAGCVINDYADRKIDPHVERTKNRPLASGAVSKKEALLLAAGLAFMAFLGVLLLNALTLWLSLVAVVLAAIYPFMKRYTHMPQIFLGLAFGWGVPMAFAAEINTVPPEAWLLLAATVVWATAYDTMYAMMDRKEDLKIGVRSTAILFGTADKVIIGVLQALVILILFLVGQRLSLGGYYQLALGVGALLMVYQQYLIRYRDAAGCMKAFKNNHWFGLVIFLGVALHYALA from the coding sequence ATGAACCTGGTATTGCAAGGGCGTTGGCGGCACTACTTTTTATTGATGCGGCTGGATCGTCCTGTGGGTATATATCTGCTGCTTTGGCCCTGCATGTGGGCACTGTGGGTGGCGGCAGAGGGTGTTCCTAGTGGGCTGAATCTGGCTGTTTTCATTGTGGGCGTGGTTCTGATGCGTTCGGCAGGCTGTGTCATTAATGATTATGCGGATCGTAAGATTGATCCACATGTTGAGCGCACTAAAAATCGCCCGCTTGCCAGCGGCGCGGTCTCAAAGAAAGAGGCGCTCCTGCTGGCTGCCGGATTGGCATTTATGGCATTTCTCGGTGTATTGCTGCTTAATGCATTAACCCTCTGGTTATCACTGGTTGCCGTTGTCTTGGCCGCTATTTACCCTTTCATGAAGCGTTATACCCATATGCCGCAGATTTTTCTTGGCCTGGCTTTTGGTTGGGGCGTGCCGATGGCTTTTGCTGCAGAAATCAATACGGTTCCACCTGAGGCGTGGCTGTTATTGGCTGCAACGGTAGTTTGGGCGACCGCTTACGACACCATGTATGCAATGATGGATCGCAAAGAGGATCTAAAAATAGGGGTGCGCTCCACGGCGATTCTTTTCGGAACGGCAGATAAAGTCATTATTGGTGTACTGCAGGCATTGGTAATATTGATTCTGTTTCTTGTGGGGCAGCGGCTGTCGCTGGGAGGCTATTATCAACTGGCTTTAGGTGTAGGCGCTCTATTAATGGTTTATCAGCAATATTTGATTCGTTATCGTGATGCGGCGGGCTGTATGAAAGCATTTAAAAATAACCATTGGTTTGGCTTGGTGATATTTTTGGGTGTGGCGCTTCATTACGCACTGGCTTAG
- a CDS encoding chorismate lyase codes for MPQQRSWLLDGGSLTRRLIRLCGDEFNVQLLQEQRNRPHLDEAKSLSIRWGEQARVREVYLCAGSRPLVYARTVIPFSTLQGPARRLAHLGGRPLGALLFSSKGMRRAGIQVSRLPGSLLQDGLSDEPVWGRRSVFYLADKPLIVSEYFLPSLFELLGGVSGGGR; via the coding sequence ATGCCACAGCAGCGATCGTGGTTGCTTGATGGTGGCTCGCTGACCCGTCGCTTGATTCGCTTATGTGGTGACGAGTTCAATGTGCAGCTGCTGCAAGAGCAGCGCAACCGGCCACACCTTGATGAGGCGAAATCACTGTCGATTCGCTGGGGTGAGCAGGCACGGGTGCGCGAGGTTTATCTCTGTGCTGGGTCGAGACCGCTGGTTTACGCGCGTACCGTTATCCCCTTTTCGACTCTGCAGGGGCCCGCACGCCGTCTGGCCCATCTGGGCGGCCGTCCTCTGGGGGCGTTGCTCTTTTCCAGTAAGGGGATGAGGCGTGCTGGGATTCAGGTCTCCAGGCTGCCGGGAAGTTTGTTGCAAGATGGTTTGAGTGATGAACCTGTTTGGGGGAGGCGTTCGGTTTTCTATCTGGCTGATAAGCCTTTAATAGTGAGTGAATATTTTCTACCGTCACTGTTTGAGTTGCTGGGCGGTGTAAGTGGAGGCGGGAGATGA
- a CDS encoding c-type cytochrome — MKAIWLTIPAVAALLVAGTASADLALAKKNGCMACHAIDKKVVGPAWNDIGAKYSAEADGRAVVLASIVDGSRGKWGKVPMPPQKRVSAENAEKLTDFILTLK; from the coding sequence ATGAAAGCTATCTGGTTAACCATTCCTGCTGTTGCTGCCCTACTTGTTGCGGGCACTGCCAGCGCCGATCTGGCCCTGGCCAAAAAGAACGGCTGCATGGCTTGTCACGCCATCGATAAAAAAGTAGTAGGTCCAGCCTGGAATGATATTGGTGCCAAATACAGCGCTGAAGCAGACGGCAGAGCAGTCGTACTGGCAAGCATCGTCGATGGCAGCCGTGGCAAATGGGGCAAAGTACCTATGCCACCACAAAAACGCGTTTCTGCAGAGAATGCAGAGAAGCTGACTGACTTTATTCTTACACTGAAATAA
- a CDS encoding DUF2782 domain-containing protein, giving the protein MKRLCYGVVFFLFCMPPLWAQDVTAQQQAIDSAEQALEPKVTIHEDGRGLVEEYRLNGSLYMIKITPKVGHPYYLIDADGDGELESRRNELDPDVMIPAWMIFRW; this is encoded by the coding sequence ATGAAGAGGCTGTGCTACGGGGTTGTGTTTTTTCTGTTTTGTATGCCGCCATTGTGGGCGCAGGATGTGACTGCTCAGCAGCAGGCCATTGACAGTGCAGAGCAGGCGTTGGAGCCTAAAGTGACGATTCACGAAGATGGTCGGGGGCTGGTTGAAGAGTACCGCCTGAATGGCTCACTCTACATGATTAAGATCACCCCTAAAGTGGGTCACCCCTATTACTTGATAGATGCAGATGGGGACGGGGAGCTGGAGAGTCGTCGTAATGAGCTGGACCCTGATGTGATGATTCCGGCGTGGATGATTTTTCGCTGGTAG
- the polA gene encoding DNA polymerase I, protein MKKNNPFILVDGSSYLFRAFHAIRDLSNSRGEPTNAVYGVINMIRKLIREYQPELMAVVFDAKGKTFRNDLYPDYKANRPPMPEDLRVQIEPIHNIIRAMGIPLIVVDGVEADDVIGTLCQQASEQQQETLVSTGDKDMAQLINEHVTLINTMTDTLMTPEGVVEKFGIPPEKIIDYLALMGDSADNIPGVPKCGPKTAVKWLNQFGSFDEVLAQADKVKGKVGENLRASLKFLPLSYELATIKLDVALTSSPEQLTLQPPDYETLIALFNELEFKNWLGEAINHSKNDNHLTPKNEATDNAPNESHYEIILEQPQLDSWLKKLNQAELFAFDCETTSLDYMEATVVGVSFAVEANHAAYLPLAHRYLDAPPQLDKANVLAQLKPLLEDNNHAKVGQNLKYDMSVLANEGITLRGIRFDTMLESYTLNSIASRHDMDTLALKHLSHNTLHFEEIAGKGKNQLTFDQIDIDTAGPYAAEDADITLRLHQALWPQLRQLEGPKKIFETIEIPLVSVLSRIERNGVLIDAKMLHKQSLALAERILTLEKESFQVAGEAFNMNSPKQLQTILFEKLGLPVISKTPKGQPSTAESVLVELAEQGHQLPQLITEHRSLSKLKSTYTDKLPQQINQRSGRVHTSYHQAVTSTGRLSSSSPNLQNIPVRSEQGRHIRQAFIAPAGFKLLAADYSQIELRIMAHLSNDQGLLDAFTHDMDVHSATAAEVFGIELNDVSKEQRRRAKAINFGLIYGMSAFGLAKQLDISRTQAQQYVELYFERYPGVKRYMDEIKEHARQQGYVETVLGRRLYLPEINARNGQRRQYAERTAINAPMQGTAADIIKLAMIQCDQWLQQNPHLGRMTMQVHDELVFEVRNQHLTEAKTKIIELMSSVVKLKVPLKIEAEAGDNWEQAH, encoded by the coding sequence ATGAAAAAAAACAACCCGTTTATTCTGGTCGACGGCTCCTCTTACCTGTTTCGCGCCTTTCACGCCATAAGAGACCTCAGCAATAGCCGGGGAGAACCAACCAATGCCGTTTATGGTGTCATCAACATGATTCGCAAACTGATCAGGGAGTATCAGCCAGAGCTGATGGCAGTGGTCTTTGATGCCAAAGGAAAAACCTTCCGCAACGACCTCTACCCGGATTACAAAGCCAATCGCCCACCGATGCCAGAAGATCTGCGCGTTCAGATTGAACCCATTCACAATATCATTCGCGCCATGGGCATCCCACTCATTGTCGTCGATGGCGTTGAAGCAGATGATGTCATCGGCACACTCTGCCAGCAGGCCAGTGAACAGCAGCAAGAGACCCTGGTCTCCACCGGAGACAAGGATATGGCACAACTGATCAATGAACATGTCACATTGATCAACACCATGACCGACACCCTGATGACACCGGAAGGTGTGGTTGAAAAGTTTGGCATTCCACCCGAAAAAATCATCGACTACCTGGCACTAATGGGTGACAGCGCTGATAACATCCCCGGTGTCCCCAAGTGTGGGCCAAAGACAGCCGTTAAGTGGCTTAATCAGTTCGGCTCTTTTGACGAAGTGCTGGCACAAGCGGATAAAGTGAAAGGCAAGGTGGGCGAAAACCTGCGCGCCAGCCTGAAGTTTCTCCCGCTCTCTTACGAACTCGCCACCATCAAACTAGATGTTGCGCTCACCTCATCACCCGAACAGCTCACGTTGCAGCCCCCCGATTATGAGACGTTAATCGCGCTCTTCAATGAGTTGGAGTTCAAAAACTGGCTGGGTGAAGCGATCAACCACTCGAAAAACGACAACCACTTGACTCCGAAAAATGAAGCCACGGATAATGCACCTAATGAGAGCCACTATGAAATCATACTTGAGCAGCCGCAGCTCGATAGCTGGCTGAAAAAATTAAATCAGGCTGAACTGTTCGCCTTTGATTGTGAAACCACTAGCCTCGATTACATGGAGGCCACCGTGGTCGGCGTCTCCTTTGCTGTTGAAGCCAATCATGCCGCCTACCTTCCACTGGCACATCGCTATCTAGATGCACCGCCACAGCTTGATAAAGCGAATGTACTGGCCCAACTTAAACCGCTTTTGGAAGACAACAACCATGCCAAGGTTGGACAAAACCTCAAATACGACATGAGCGTATTGGCTAACGAGGGGATCACCCTGCGCGGCATTCGCTTTGATACCATGCTGGAGTCTTACACGCTTAATAGCATCGCCAGCCGTCATGATATGGATACACTGGCACTCAAGCACCTTAGCCACAACACCCTTCATTTTGAGGAGATTGCTGGCAAAGGTAAAAACCAACTCACTTTCGATCAAATCGACATCGACACTGCCGGCCCCTATGCCGCAGAGGATGCCGATATTACGCTACGCCTGCATCAAGCACTCTGGCCACAGCTCCGCCAACTTGAAGGCCCAAAGAAAATATTTGAAACCATCGAAATACCGCTGGTGAGCGTACTCTCACGCATCGAGCGTAATGGCGTATTAATCGATGCCAAAATGTTACACAAACAGAGCCTGGCACTGGCAGAGCGTATTTTGACCCTTGAAAAGGAGAGCTTCCAAGTGGCAGGGGAAGCCTTCAACATGAACTCCCCCAAACAACTGCAAACTATCCTGTTTGAAAAGCTGGGGCTACCGGTCATCAGCAAAACCCCGAAGGGGCAGCCATCCACCGCAGAGTCCGTCCTTGTGGAGCTGGCGGAACAAGGGCATCAGCTACCACAGCTGATCACAGAGCACCGCAGCCTCAGTAAACTGAAGTCCACCTATACCGACAAACTACCACAACAGATTAATCAACGGAGTGGCCGCGTACATACCTCGTACCACCAAGCCGTTACCAGCACCGGTCGACTCTCTTCATCCAGCCCCAATCTACAGAATATTCCAGTACGCAGTGAACAGGGGCGGCACATACGACAAGCCTTTATTGCACCCGCTGGCTTTAAGCTACTGGCCGCCGATTACTCACAAATTGAACTGCGCATTATGGCCCACCTCTCCAATGACCAAGGGCTACTCGATGCCTTTACCCATGATATGGATGTGCACTCAGCAACCGCCGCTGAGGTTTTCGGTATCGAGCTCAACGATGTCAGCAAAGAGCAGCGCCGTCGCGCAAAAGCGATTAACTTTGGCCTGATTTATGGCATGTCAGCGTTTGGCCTCGCCAAACAACTCGATATCAGCCGCACACAAGCCCAGCAATATGTCGAACTCTACTTTGAACGCTACCCCGGCGTGAAACGCTATATGGATGAAATTAAAGAGCACGCCCGACAGCAGGGCTATGTGGAGACCGTCCTTGGCCGTCGCCTCTATCTTCCCGAAATCAATGCCCGCAATGGGCAGCGTCGCCAATATGCCGAGCGCACCGCCATTAACGCCCCCATGCAAGGTACCGCAGCAGACATCATCAAACTGGCAATGATCCAATGTGACCAGTGGTTACAACAGAACCCCCATCTAGGGCGAATGACGATGCAGGTACACGACGAGCTGGTCTTTGAGGTCAGGAATCAACACCTGACTGAAGCGAAAACAAAAATCATTGAATTGATGAGTTCAGTTGTAAAACTGAAAGTACCCCTCAAGATTGAGGCCGAAGCGGGTGATAATTGGGAACAGGCTCACTAA
- the yihA gene encoding ribosome biogenesis GTP-binding protein YihA/YsxC, whose protein sequence is MNPAYNRAQFVISVAALSQLPSEDGREVAFAGRSNAGKSSAINTLTNIRGLARISKTPGRTQLINFFEIDEKRRLVDLPGYGYAKVPEKMKIQWQKLLERYLQTRECLAGLVLVMDVRHPMTTFDQQFLDWAAVVAMPVHILLTKSDKLKRGPASSALLAVRKAVDHYDNAVSVQLFSSLKRQGVDEVHQCLDVWLGFTSEASE, encoded by the coding sequence ATGAATCCGGCCTATAATCGAGCCCAATTTGTTATCAGTGTGGCTGCTCTTTCTCAGTTGCCGAGTGAAGATGGGCGCGAAGTGGCATTTGCCGGGCGCTCTAATGCAGGCAAATCAAGCGCTATTAACACGTTGACCAATATTCGCGGCTTGGCTCGCATCAGTAAAACACCTGGCCGCACTCAGCTGATTAATTTTTTTGAGATTGATGAGAAGCGCCGTTTGGTGGATCTTCCCGGTTATGGTTATGCCAAAGTGCCAGAAAAAATGAAGATCCAGTGGCAAAAATTGCTGGAACGCTATCTTCAAACCCGTGAATGCCTGGCCGGATTGGTGCTGGTGATGGATGTTCGCCATCCGATGACAACGTTTGACCAGCAGTTTTTGGACTGGGCTGCGGTGGTTGCGATGCCGGTCCATATTTTATTGACTAAGAGTGACAAGCTGAAGCGTGGGCCGGCAAGCAGTGCGCTGCTGGCAGTGCGTAAAGCGGTTGATCATTACGATAATGCGGTGAGTGTGCAGCTTTTTTCATCATTGAAACGTCAAGGGGTTGATGAGGTTCATCAATGTCTGGATGTTTGGTTGGGTTTTACGAGTGAAGCTTCAGAATAA
- a CDS encoding cytochrome c — translation MLRHRVKALLITLILISLAPVIHAAGNPIAGKFKAISCQICHGKDGHSTNPLYPKLAGQHAAYIEKQMHDFKTQKRIDPVMNEMAPSMSDQDIADIAAYFQSVK, via the coding sequence TTGCTTAGACATCGAGTAAAAGCGCTATTGATCACCTTGATATTAATAAGCCTTGCCCCTGTCATACATGCCGCTGGCAACCCGATAGCAGGCAAATTTAAAGCCATTTCATGCCAAATTTGTCATGGCAAGGATGGGCATAGCACCAATCCGCTCTATCCAAAGCTGGCAGGCCAACATGCCGCCTACATCGAAAAGCAGATGCATGACTTCAAAACCCAGAAACGAATTGATCCGGTCATGAACGAGATGGCCCCCTCAATGTCAGACCAGGACATTGCCGATATTGCCGCCTATTTTCAAAGCGTTAAATAG
- a CDS encoding cytochrome c4, with translation MTKTVLAALVLIFATCTTAQAAGDAGAGEEKSMACQGCHGADGNSPAGIWPSLAGQAEKYLVKQIEDFKSGVRKNDTMESMVAELSHQDIADISAYFAAQKATASGINDDEGLITLGKKIYKGGNHDSRLMACAGCHGPDAEGNGPANFPRLGGQQAEYLLIQLEAFASSARTNDMNGMMKNIATRMSQKEMEAVAAYLATLSQ, from the coding sequence ATGACAAAAACCGTACTTGCCGCACTCGTTTTAATATTTGCCACCTGCACCACGGCTCAAGCTGCTGGCGATGCCGGCGCAGGCGAAGAGAAATCAATGGCCTGTCAAGGCTGCCACGGCGCTGATGGAAACAGTCCTGCGGGCATTTGGCCCTCCCTTGCCGGCCAGGCAGAAAAATACCTGGTCAAACAGATCGAAGATTTCAAATCAGGGGTGCGTAAAAATGACACCATGGAGTCGATGGTTGCTGAGTTAAGCCATCAAGATATTGCCGATATCAGCGCATACTTCGCCGCACAAAAAGCCACTGCCAGTGGCATCAATGATGATGAAGGCCTGATTACATTAGGCAAGAAGATCTACAAAGGTGGTAATCACGATAGCCGCCTGATGGCTTGTGCAGGCTGCCACGGCCCGGACGCCGAAGGTAACGGCCCGGCAAACTTCCCAAGACTGGGCGGACAACAGGCTGAATACCTGCTAATTCAGCTAGAAGCCTTCGCGAGCAGTGCCCGTACCAATGATATGAATGGAATGATGAAAAACATTGCCACACGTATGTCACAAAAAGAGATGGAAGCCGTTGCGGCCTATCTGGCGACACTCAGCCAATAA
- a CDS encoding cyclic nucleotide-binding domain-containing protein, whose translation MDEKIDLAHFLNQQYLCESLTIKEVRILLDYMQLVEVKGGEIIADIGEVSEALYFMVNGEAALYYDNNGKETEVGRIQLGELMGEMSFFDRQPRSVRMRAVSAEAQLLRLPRPMYLRLRVEHPYIAVNLLEHAIVSLDHLLRRVSKDVATFSHYLYGAGKR comes from the coding sequence ATGGATGAGAAAATTGATTTGGCACATTTTCTTAATCAACAGTATTTATGTGAGTCGTTAACCATCAAAGAGGTGCGTATTTTGCTCGATTATATGCAGCTGGTTGAGGTTAAGGGTGGGGAGATTATTGCGGATATTGGTGAGGTCAGCGAGGCGCTCTACTTTATGGTAAACGGAGAGGCTGCACTCTATTACGATAACAACGGTAAAGAGACGGAAGTGGGGCGGATACAGCTTGGGGAGTTGATGGGTGAGATGTCATTTTTTGACCGACAACCACGCTCGGTTCGCATGCGTGCGGTTTCTGCAGAGGCACAACTGCTGCGCTTGCCACGCCCGATGTACTTGCGGTTACGGGTTGAACACCCCTATATCGCGGTAAACCTACTGGAGCATGCTATTGTTAGCCTGGATCACTTGTTGAGGCGGGTCAGTAAGGATGTGGCAACCTTTTCTCACTATCTGTATGGGGCCGGAAAACGTTAA
- a CDS encoding thiol:disulfide interchange protein DsbA/DsbL gives MRLLSITVISLLLAFSGNSALSAPFEEDVDYEKLEQPQPTKSKNKIEVIEFFWYGCPHCNNFDPYLQRWKKGLASDVEVILVPAIFRPEWEIHARAFYTAQMLKVLDKLHPAMFNAIHNRGISLSNEAQIKALFLDNGVKERDFKRIFNSFAVESKVRKAKTLHLNYGVRSVPNMVINGQYRTNAGLAGNNVNVLKVADYLINQERKK, from the coding sequence ATGCGGTTACTCAGCATCACCGTCATTAGCCTATTACTCGCCTTCTCTGGCAATAGCGCCCTTTCAGCTCCGTTTGAAGAGGATGTCGACTACGAGAAGCTGGAGCAACCCCAGCCAACAAAAAGCAAAAACAAAATTGAGGTGATCGAGTTTTTTTGGTACGGCTGCCCTCACTGCAACAACTTTGACCCCTATCTTCAGCGCTGGAAAAAAGGGTTAGCCAGTGATGTTGAGGTGATTCTAGTCCCTGCAATTTTTCGCCCTGAGTGGGAAATTCACGCACGCGCCTTCTACACCGCTCAAATGTTAAAAGTATTAGATAAACTGCATCCTGCTATGTTTAATGCGATTCATAATCGTGGTATCTCCCTTTCCAACGAAGCTCAGATCAAAGCACTTTTTCTTGACAATGGTGTTAAAGAGCGGGACTTCAAACGCATTTTTAATTCATTCGCCGTCGAAAGTAAGGTACGAAAAGCCAAAACACTGCACCTTAACTACGGTGTAAGGTCGGTACCCAACATGGTTATCAATGGTCAATATCGCACCAATGCCGGGCTCGCTGGAAATAATGTCAACGTATTGAAAGTGGCCGACTACTTGATTAACCAAGAACGCAAAAAATAG
- a CDS encoding acetolactate synthase large subunit produces the protein MKAAELFIKCLENEGVEYIFGIPGEENLDVMDALLNSKIQFITCRHEQGAAFMADVYGRLTGRAGVCMATLGPGATNLITGVADANMDHAPVVAIAGQAPTYRLHKESHQVLDLNKIFQPITKYSSQILEAETIPEVVRKAFKLSQAEKSGATFIEFPENIAKLNTDAQPLQFKTPSSPEPALKRINRAIEIISNAKNPIILAGNGVIRADASLQLAAFAEQLKIPVANTFMAKGVIPFKHPMALGSVGLQAQDHVLFGFTQADLIICIGYDLVEYHPHLWHPSNDRIIIHIDASPAEVDANYTIEVGVIGDIKLSLARIAEQLTPREGHPLRPLRTALINEMNQHAKDECIPLKPQKIIWDLRTALALQDTVICDVGAHKMWMARMFRCENPNTCIISNGFASMGIAIPGAIAAKLAHPDKKVVAVTGDAGFLMNSQEIETAMRLSISMVILIWNDGAYGLIEWKQMTQFGRTSNVHFSNPDFVKYAEAFGAKGYRIESAKQLVPTLKRALADNTVSIIDCPVDYSENIKLTEQLGEMVSPF, from the coding sequence ATGAAAGCAGCTGAGCTATTCATTAAGTGCCTCGAAAATGAAGGTGTTGAATATATCTTTGGCATCCCAGGAGAAGAAAACCTGGATGTCATGGATGCCCTTCTCAATTCGAAAATCCAGTTCATCACCTGTCGACACGAGCAAGGGGCTGCCTTCATGGCAGATGTCTATGGGCGCTTAACCGGTCGCGCCGGAGTCTGCATGGCCACACTGGGGCCGGGGGCCACCAACCTGATTACCGGCGTTGCCGATGCCAATATGGATCACGCACCGGTGGTGGCCATCGCCGGCCAAGCCCCCACCTACCGGCTACACAAAGAGTCCCATCAGGTATTGGACCTGAATAAAATATTTCAGCCGATCACCAAATACTCCAGCCAGATCCTGGAAGCGGAAACCATCCCGGAGGTTGTACGCAAGGCATTCAAGCTTTCACAGGCTGAAAAAAGTGGCGCAACGTTTATTGAGTTCCCTGAAAACATTGCCAAACTGAACACCGATGCTCAACCACTTCAGTTCAAAACCCCCTCATCACCCGAACCGGCACTGAAACGAATAAATAGAGCGATAGAGATTATCTCCAATGCCAAAAATCCGATCATTCTGGCCGGAAATGGGGTTATTCGTGCCGATGCATCACTACAACTCGCGGCATTTGCCGAGCAGCTCAAGATCCCCGTGGCCAACACCTTTATGGCAAAAGGGGTTATTCCGTTCAAACACCCCATGGCGTTGGGCAGCGTAGGCCTTCAGGCGCAAGATCATGTACTGTTTGGCTTTACCCAGGCCGACCTGATCATCTGCATCGGTTATGACCTGGTGGAGTACCACCCCCATCTTTGGCACCCCAGCAACGACCGAATCATTATCCATATTGACGCAAGCCCGGCTGAGGTTGATGCCAACTACACCATCGAAGTGGGTGTCATCGGTGACATCAAGCTCAGCCTTGCGCGCATAGCAGAACAACTCACCCCTCGCGAAGGGCACCCACTGCGCCCCCTAAGAACGGCTCTTATCAACGAAATGAACCAACATGCCAAGGATGAGTGCATACCGCTTAAACCCCAAAAAATAATCTGGGATCTGCGTACCGCGCTGGCACTTCAAGACACCGTCATCTGTGATGTAGGCGCACATAAGATGTGGATGGCACGCATGTTCCGCTGCGAGAACCCAAACACCTGCATTATCTCCAATGGTTTCGCCAGCATGGGCATTGCGATACCCGGAGCAATCGCAGCAAAGCTCGCCCATCCTGATAAAAAAGTGGTTGCTGTCACCGGCGATGCTGGCTTCCTCATGAACTCTCAAGAGATCGAAACAGCGATGCGCCTGAGCATCTCCATGGTCATTCTAATCTGGAATGATGGCGCCTATGGGCTTATTGAGTGGAAGCAAATGACTCAGTTTGGCCGCACCTCCAATGTCCACTTTAGCAATCCGGACTTTGTTAAATATGCCGAAGCATTCGGTGCCAAAGGGTACCGGATTGAATCAGCCAAACAGTTAGTGCCTACATTAAAACGAGCACTTGCCGACAACACTGTCAGCATTATCGATTGCCCGGTCGATTACAGTGAAAACATTAAACTGACTGAGCAGTTGGGAGAGATGGTGAGTCCTTTCTAG